One genomic segment of Impatiens glandulifera chromosome 6, dImpGla2.1, whole genome shotgun sequence includes these proteins:
- the LOC124941633 gene encoding uncharacterized protein LOC124941633, whose translation MTWNIRDINDPIKSKEIRKIIDDQKLTILGILETKVKDRNVDRIKCLCMDSKWGLLHNSNNRTDSIWVIMVEAKSKIDDNSFRLAIVYGINSITDRSLLWRCLKDRIDDKDPWAVLGDFNVTMAENERSPDSDFIHDMIDFNDCIRDIGCVEPTNSGNFFTWSSMRGDEHIRRSRIDRGLINASWAVKYPMSHIHVLNPGISDHCPIKLFWEKDKKMRHTFKFFNFWMDKSNFKSILNEVWSTQVDGSNMFMVSENLRLLKNQLVKFDRRKFSNISKRVMAAREVLDEAQKDNADFVQGQDQIQDLAVQYYQGLMGTKAGQQYSHLNTLYQIVDKRISVDDSRDLIRVVSREEVWKALTNINGNKSPGPDGFNAEFFKVNWDIVGHDITEGNILKGYGKKRISPQGAFKIDIRKAFDFVNAFLPPVSLCVSMERTLATSKAKVATVITLSTLSTRRRRLLTFVLLTTTRADVDTVKTIKDAINFFYDVTCLLINEEKSAAFYGGVNDEIKARIQDIMGISEGSFSVRYLGILLTVRQIHVVHCRPLIEKVKNVIMGWATKKLSYAGRIELVGSVVMGLIGYWSQQIVLPKKVMQELDTLLRDFIWGTHGRGGKKSSGLMCVNLRMKEVWV comes from the exons ATGACATGGAATATACGGGACATTAACGATCCCATCAAAAGCAAGGAAATTCGTAAAATTATTGATGATCAGAAGCTTACTATCTTGGGAATTCTTGAAACCAAGGTGAAGGATCGCAATGTTGATAGAATCAAATGTCTTTGTATGGACAGTAAATGGGGCTTGTTACATAACTCTAATAATAGAACCGATAGTATTTGG GTTATTATGGTTGAAGCTAAAAGCAAGATTGATGATAATTCTTTTCGGTTAGCTATTGTCTACGGTATTAATTCGATCACAGACAGAAGTCTATTATGGAGATGTCTAAAAGATAGAATTGATGATAAAGACCCATGGGCAGTTTTGGGGGATTTTAATGTTACTATGGCTGAAAATGAGAGAAGTCCGGATTCTGATTTCATTCATGACATGATTGATTTTAATGATTGCATTCGTGACATTGGTTGTGTTGAGCCAACCAATTCTGgcaacttcttcacttggtcctCGATGAGAGGTGATGAGCATATCAGAAGGAGCAGAATCGATAGGGGTCTTATCAATGCGAGTTGGGCTGTCAAATACCCGATGAGTCATATCCATGTCCTTAACCCGGGAATCTCTGACCATTGTCCGATCAAGCTTTTTTGGGAGAAGGATAAGAAGATGAGACACACGTTCAAGTTCttcaatttttggatggatAAAAGCAACTTCAAAAGCATCCTTAATGAGGTTTGGAGTACGCAGGTTGATGGTTCCAATATGTTCATGGTTTCTGAAAATTTAAGGCTCCTTAAGAATCAGCTTGTTAAGTTTGATCGCAGAAAATTTAGCAACATTTCTAAGAGGGTAATGGCTGCTAGAGAGGTTCTTGATGAG GCTCAAAAAGACAATGCAGATTTTGTGCAAGGCCAGGATCAGATTCAGGATTTGGCTGTCCAATATTATCAGGGTCTTATGGGTACTAAGGCTGGGCAGCAGTATAGTCATCTTAATACGCTCTATCAGATTGTTGACAAGAGGATTTCTGTTGATGATAGTCGTGATCTTATTAGGGTTGTCTCGAGAGAGGAGGTTTGGAAGGCCCTGACTAATATTAATGGTAACAAAAGTCCCGGTCCAGATGGGTTTAACGCGGAGTTTTTCAAAGTAAATTGGGACATTGTTGGTCATGACATTACAGAGGGG AACATTCTTAAAGGTTATGGGAAAAAGAGGATCTCGCCTCAGGGTGCGTTTAAAATTGACATTCGCAAAGCTTTTGATTTCGTCAA tgcgtttctACCTCCCGTTTCGTTGTGTGTGTCAATGGAGCGCACGTTGGCTACTTCAAAGGCGAAAGTGGC AACCGTCATTACACTTTCCACCCTTTCTACGAGGAGGAGAAGATTACTCACCTTTGTTTTGCTGACGACTACACGTGCCGATGTTGATACCGTTAAAACTATAAAAGATGCTATTAACTTCTTTTATGATGTTACATGTTTATTGATTAATGAGGAAAAAAGTGCAGCGTTCTATGGCGGTGTTAATGACGAAATAAAGGCAAGGATACAAGACATCATGGGCATCTCTGAAGGGTCGTTTTCGGTCCGTTACTTGGGGATTCTACTTACGGTAAGGCAGATTCATGTAGTACATTGCAGGCCACTTATTGAGAAGGTCAAAAACGTGATTATGGGTTGGGCTACCAAGAAGTTATCTTATGCGGGAAGAATTGAATTGGTGGGCAGCGTGGTAATGGGGCTTATCGGGTATTGGTCTCAACAAATTGTTCTTCCTAAGAAGGTGATGCAGGAGCTTGATACATTATTACGGGACTTCATTTGGGGCACTCATGGCCGTGGGGGAAAAAAGTCAAGTGGACTGATGTGTGTAAACCTAAGGATGAAGGAGGTGTGGGTTTGA